The Candidatus Hydrogenedentota bacterium region TGGCGTCTGTGTCCCTTGCCGCCATAAAAATCGGAAGTGTGCTTCTGCAATTGACGCCCCTTCAAACCATTCTCATTGCCTGCACAATCACCGTTATTTACAGTACACTCGGCGGGTTGCGCGGCGTTCTCTACACCGATTTATTTCAATTTTGCATGGCAATGGTCGGTGCTGTAGGGGCGGCAATCGTCGCTTTACGCCACCCGGCCGTAGGCGGATTGACCAACCTCTTGTCCCATCCTGAAGTACGCGATAAATTGGCTTTCTTTCCGGATTTCCTAGCCAAAGACCAGCGGCAAATGGTTATTGCTGTATTTCTCATGCCCATTATGGTCCATTGGTGGAGTGTGTGGTATCCCGGATCAGAACCGGGCGGCGGCAGCTATATAGCACAACGTATGCTCGCAGCAAAAGATGAAAAACATGCCTTGGGCTCCGTATTCTTTTTTAATGCAGCACACTATGCTTTGCGCCCGTGGCCGTGGATTATTGTCGCCTTGTGTTCTCTGGCGGTCTTCCCCAACCTTGACGCATTGCGTGAGGCATTTCCCCATGCCGCGTCGGTCGTGAATGATGATCTCGGCTATCCCGCCGTGCTCACTTTTTTACCTGCCGGATTGTTGGGATTGGTCGTAGCCTCTTTGATCGCCGCCTACATGTCCACCATTTCAACCCACCTCAACTGGGGTGCCTCCTATTTAGTAAACGATTTCTATGCGCGCTTCCTGCGCCCCAAAAGCAGCGAAAAAGAATTGATTCATGTGGGACGAATCGTTACTGTTTTACTGATGATTTTTGCCGGAGCTTTGGCGCTGGTTATGGAAAGTGCCCTCGACAATTTTAATATCATTCTGATGGTAGGAGCCGGTACAGGCTTGAGCTTTATTTTGCGGTGGTTCTGGTGGCGTATTAATGCCGCAAGCGAAATTACAGCGATGACCGTGTCTTTCATCATTGCCATCTATTTCCGCTTTGTTCATACCAGGATAGGACTCACGCCCGTCGAGGATTGGATGCAGTTGTTAATGAGCATCGGGATTACAACCGTTGCTTGGTTACTCATGACCTATCTCACGCGCCCCGTCGATGAAGAGACCTTGTGTAACTTTTACAAACATATTCGACCCGGCGGGCCGGGCTGGAAGAAAATAAACGTTTTGATTGACGACAAAGAATGTAGTACTTCCGGCCGGCAGTTACCCCAGGGAATCCTCTGTATGATATTGGGATGCATCGCTATTTACGCTGCTCTCTTTGCAACGGGTTACTTTATTTACGGGCGATATATCTTGGGAACGACGCTGGGACTGCTGTCTATTATCTGTTCTGTGGCGCTTACCTTTAGTTGGAAACGGCTTATCACGGAAAACTAAATGACCCGTCTCTGAGTTCATAAAGCTGGGAAAGCTATAGCTTGGATGCTGTGTTCCGCCGATGGAAAATCAGAAGGGACTCTTCCAACCCTCTTGACCTACTAAGGGGACAAAGCGGCACGTCATCCCTCTATCCCGTATATATTCTCCGCCTTTTTTGGTGACAGTTATAAGCGTTTGTAAGCGCTCATCGCCCACAGGAATGACCAAGCGCCCCCCTTCCGCCAGCTGATCCTGCAATGCAACGGGTATGGATGGCGCGCCGGCAGTTACCAAGATCCCATCATAGTCCCCTGCCTCGGGAAAGCCTACGCTGCCATCCCCCACAACAATCTGAATATTGTCATACCCCAGCTGCAATAATCGTTCCCGCGCTTGTTCCGCCAATGCAGCATGTCGCTCAATGCTGATAACGCGTGCGGCAAGACGCGCCAATATGGCGGTCTGGTAGCCTGATCCGGTACCAATCTCTAATACCACTGCCCGCGGATTGAGCTGCAGCAATTCTGTCATGGCAGCAACCATATAGGGCTGGGAAATGGTTTGACCACAATCAATTATAAGGGGATGATCCGCGTAAGATTCTGCGGATTTTTCGAGTGAGACGAAGCGGTGTCTTGGTGTCACGGTCATAGCCTCCAGAACGCGCTCATCTTTTATACCTCTTTCAATGAGTTGTTCCTTCACCATGAGACGCCGCTTTTCAGCAAAAGCAGTTTCTGTCTTTTCATCAAAATAAATATCTTGGGAAGCTGATTCTTTTGGATTCATTTTTCTAAGACACCTTATTCTAAACCTATCAACATCAACCTGATAGATCGATTATTTTTCGCATAAATTTAAATTTGATGGGAGATGCCGCGCCGCGCTCCGTTGACAGCTTTGTCCATACAAATCACAATCAACGCTCTGACCGCAAGGGATATCACTGTTTTGTCGGCCAAAACTTCATTCCATCTTCAAGGGGTAAATATACATTATAAGCAGGTTTTTCAGGATCATTTGCTTATACGCTCTACGTTATTGTATACTAAGACTGTTTCCTCGTGGAAACAATCCTGTCCTGTGTACCCCTTCCATTGGAATCTCTGATTCCACTGCATGCTCATGTCGTTCATGAATAGAGAATAAGGGGAATGTATCAACTTTTCAACAGAAGGAGAATCTGGTTCTATGGCGAAAAAGAACGTGTACTTCTTTGGCGGTGGCAAAGCAGATGGCGATGCCGAAATGAAGAATTTATTGGGCGGTAAGGGCGCCAACCTTGCCGAGATGGCAAATTTAGGCATTCCGGTGCCTGCTGGTTTCACAATCACCACCGAAGTATGCACTGACTATTATAAAAATAATGGTAACCTCCCCGACGCGCTCGAAGAAGAGGTTAAAAGTGCCCTCGCCCAAGTCGAAGCGGTTATGAACAAGAAATATGGCGATAAGGAAGATCCGCTGCTCCTTTCCGTGCGTTCCGGCGCACGCATGTCCATGCCCGGTATGATGGACACCGTCCTTAACCTTGGACTGTCTCAAGAAACGCTGCCCGGCTTGATCGCCAAAAGCGGAGACGCCCGTTTCGCCTATGACTCCTACCGACGTCTGATCATGATGTACGCTGATGTGGTCATGGAAAAAGCGGCCGATATCGAACCGGAAGACGGCGAAGGCATCCGTATTCAGCTTGAAGATGCCATGGAAGCCCTCAAACAAAAGAAGGGCGTTACCGAAGATACAGACCTGTGTGCCGATGATCTGAAAGGCCTTTGCGACGAATTTAAAGCCATTGTCAAAAAAGTTCTTGGCGCTGAATTCCCCGATGATCCGATGGAACAAATGTGGGGCGGCATCAAAGCCGTATTCCAATCTTGGAATGGAAAACGCGCCAAATCTTACCGTCGCATTGAAGGCATCCCCGAAGAATGGGGTACTGCAGTAAACGTGCAGGCCATGGTATATGGTAACCTCGGCTCCAATTCAGCAACCGGTGTTGCCTTTACCCGTGATCCTGCAACAGGAATCAACAATTTTTTTGGCGAGTGGCTGTTAAATGCGCAAGGTGAAGACGTGGTTGCCGGAATTCGCACCCCCTCTCCCTTAAACGAAGATACTAAAAACGAGAGCAACCAGCACCTGGCTTCCTTAGAGCAGGAATGGCCCGCCATCTATAAAGAACTTTATGATATTCGCAACGTACTTGAAGATCATTATAAAGACATGCAAGACGTAGAGTTCACCATTGAAAATGGCAAACTCTACATGCTGCAGACCCGTACCGGTAAACGGACGGGCACCGCTGCCGTACGTATGGCGGTGGAAATGGCAGAATCGGGACTGATTGATAAGAACACCGCCATTATGCGCGTAAAGCCTGAACAATTAGATGAACTGCTGCACCCCATGATTGACCCGGCAGCCGGCAAAGCCGCTTCCCATATTGCCAAGGGATTGCCCGCGGGCCCCGGCGGCGCAGTCGGCCAGGTAGTCTTTACCAGTGAAGCCGCCAACGAATGGGCAGCACAAGGTAAAAACGTTATTTTGGTTAGAAACGAAACCTCTCCCGAAGACGTGGAAGGAATGCGTTCTGCCGTAGCTATTTTGACCTCTATGGGCGGCATGACCTCCCACGCGGCACTTGTGGCACGCGGTTGGGGCAAATGCTGTATCGTTGGGTGTGCAGAGATACGGATTGATGCACGTACCAAACAATTTACCGTTGGCGATACCGTCGTGAAAGAAGGCGACTGGATTACACTCAATGGCTCCATTGGAAATGTGTACCTCGGCCAATTGCCGCTGCTCCCTGCGGATCCCGACCAAAACGAGTGGTACGCGAAGCTCATGACTTGGGCCGACGCAGTGCGCCAGATCAACGTACGCACCAATGCCGAAAGCCCGGAAGATGCGCAACAAGCGCTGAAATTTGGCGCAGAAGGCATCGGACTTGCCCGGACAGAACATATGTTCTTCGGTCATGAACGCATCATCTTTGTTCGCGAAATGATTGTGGCTGACAACGAAGCAGACCGCCGTAAAGCCGTCATGAAGCTTCTGGATTTCCAGAAAAACGACTTCATGGGCATCTTCAAAGAAATGGCCGGCAAACCGGTTACCATCCGTCTGCTGGATCCGCCCCTTCACGAGTTTGTGGGCAGCCTTGAAACGGACGAGAAAGAACTTGATGCCCTCGCGAAGCATTGCGGCCTTGATACCGCTACAGTCCTTAACCGCATCAAATCCTTGCACGAATTGAATCCCATGCTCGGTCACCGCGGATGCCGTCTCGGAATCGCGTATCCCGAAATTACGGAAATGCAAGTGCGTGCCATCATCGGCGCGGCGGTAGAACTTACCAAGGATGGAATCAAGGTTCTCCCTGAGATCATGGTTCCTCTCGTTGGAAGCAAAGCCGAACTGGTTCACCAACGTGAAATCATTGACCGCGTCGCCGACGAAGTCAAAAAAGAAGCCAAAGTCAAGGTGGACTACATGGTAGGCACCATGATTGAAGTTCCTCGGGCTGCACTCACGGCCGACGAAATTGCTGAAGCCGGTGAATTCTTCTCCTTTGGTACCAACGATCTGACCCAAATGGCTTTCGGTTTTTCGCGCGATGACATCGGTTCCTTCCTGCCGACCTATCTCGACCAAAATATCCTGCCCAACGATCCTTTTGAAGTCTTGGATCAGTCCGGTGTTGGCATTCTGGTTGAAATGGCGGTTAAGAAAGGCCGTTCGACCAAAGCGGATCTTAAATGCGGTATTTGCGGTGAACACGGCGGCGAACCGTCTTCCGTGAAATTCTGTCACCGTGCCGGATTGGACTACGTCAGCTGCAGTCCTTTCCGCGTTCCTATCGCGCGCTTCGCTGCGGCACAGGCTGCTATCGAAACGCCTCGGAAAAAATAATACGCCGCTCTAAATAAGCGAATCTAAACCTGATTGTTAATAGCCTTGGTTCATCCTCACCATGAACCAAGGCTTTTTTGTGTCTATGGCTCCTTATGGATCTTCCCTCTCCTAATTAAAAGCTATCGATTTAGGCGATTTACGGTCGAGCAATAAACGTTTGGAAATGTAAACTCACTATTACAATAAAAACCTGCGCCTACTTTGATCTGGATTTTTTCCGACTATTCTGAAATAATAGGTGTGGATATTGGTTCTTTATCGTAAATGAAACAAAGCGGAGACAGCCAATGAGGAGGACGAAATGAATGACGAAAACAAAAAAACGGACATGTCGAATCAGGCGGGAAGTCAAGGACAGGAAGAACCCCCTATTGAAGTCATTAAAAAATACCTACGCATCTTTGCCGCAGAGCTAAAGCGCGGTTTTGTGGCGGATCAAGAGGAAACAGGATTCAAGCGACATGGCAGCCGTTTTCTCAATCTCTGGAAAAGCAGAATTACCGGTAAAGTGACGATGATAATGGGCGTTCTTATTTTGCTAATCCTCGTATCAGGGCGGGCAGAGGGTAAGAAACAACAAGAAGCAAGGGAAGCAAGAATAGCAGTGGTTGATGAACTAAAGCATGATACCAATGAAACTATCGCCCATCTAGCCAGAGAACAAGTGTCAGATTCTATGCAACCCGAGCTTTCCGCCAGCCATGACGTGGGAAAAGAGACTACTTCTACACGAGCAAAAACCACTTCCGACAGTGACAGTTCAAAAGAATCCGATTCTACACGAGCAAAAACTTCTTCAAAACATAAGGGACTAACGATCAAAGGTTTTTATATTGGTATGAGCATTGACGAGGCGCAAAATAATTTATCGCGCCTCGTTGACGATTCGTGGACGATCGCGGATATAGAAACTTCAGACCAAGGCTATTTGGTTTTAAAAGCCCACGCAGAGGTTACAGATGACATTAACCCTTTGCTTCTGTTTTCTTTACCCGCATCGGCTCACCTTCCCGGTATGGTCTCTGTTTATGCCAATTCTAAAACGCGGGAAGTCATTGAAGTTTACATGAATGGAAAAGCGGTAAACTATCTTTTTAATGTGTACGATATGAACGCGCCTGAATTTGTTCAGGGCGTAGTAGATAATTACAAGATTCCATCGATGACCTTAGGCGTTAAAGAACCGAACCCTATCGTTGAAATGTTTTTTGACGACGTTCCATTTTTCGACACTACACCTACCCAGTACTGGCAATATAAAGAAGCTTCCGGAACGCACTTGATAATAACAGAAGACAAAGATTTAACGATGAAAAAAATTGCAAGCAGCACCGAAAGAAAGTTTGATTAAGACCGAATAGTTTTCCGACCATAGCCGCAGTGTAATCAACCTAAGCGCCTTACAAAACTATCTTTTGTCTTACTTAGTTTTTTGCGGAGCAGCATTTGTTATTGCTGACCACAGACAAGCCTAAAAAAAGAGCCCTTCGTGAAGAAGGGCTCTACGTTATAGATCATACTTTGGTGGGCGCAGATTTATGCGCGTGCACCTTTTTTACGGGGGCGCTGTTGAGCCCCTGAAGCTTCGGAAACTGTCTTGTCTTTTGCGTCTACTTTTCTCTTGAAAACAACGCCGGAATCACCGCTTTTAGGCTGGATCACATAAACCAGGGCGCTGGCGATAAAGACGGAGGAATAGGTACCGAAGACGATACCGACGAGGAGGATGAAGGCAAAGTCGTGAATGGCACTGCCGCCAAAGAAATAGAGTACGACAACCACAAAGAGGGTGGTTAACGAGGTTAGCAGTGTTCTGCTCAAGGTTGCATTAATGGCGCCGTTTAGGATGTCTATAAATTTCATCCCTTGTCCACGGCGTGCTTCCTGATCTTCCCTAATTCTGTCGTAAATGACGATGGTGTCATTGATCGAGTAACCGAGGATTGTCAGCAACCCGGCGATGACATTCATGGAAATCAAACCACCGGCTAGGGCAAAGAGCCCTACCGCAACCAGCATGTCATGGAGCAAGGCAACCACGCCGCCAATACTGTGTCTGAAGTCAAAGCGTATCCACATATAAATAAACATTGCGAGGAGCGCCCAGAAAACAGCATTGAGGGCATCCCAACGCAATTGTGCGCCAACGGCAGGCCCCACAGTTTGTTCACTTTCCAGGCTCACGGCTTCAGCAGTACCGGCTTCGGTCAAAGGTGCCAGCGCTGTCCTGATTCGATCGGCAACGGTCTGGAGGGGAGCGCCCTCTCCTTCGTCGGCATGTTCGACCCGTGTAACATCTCCAACACGAATGATGAATATGTTGTGTATGTCTTCAGCTTCATCCGCACTTTCCTGTACAACGGGATTATTGAATTCAGCGGAAGTCAGTGCCTGACGAACATAGCCGACAGAAACAGGGTTTTCATTTTCTATGTGGAGAATAAGATTGGTTCCCTGTTGGAAGTCGACACCGAAATTATCCATGCCCCGATACGCAAACATGCCAATGCCTGCAAGAATGACAAGACCGCTAAAAATAAAGGCGAAGAAGCGCATCTGCAGGAAGGGTATTTTCGTTTTTTCGGGCACAATGCTGTGCATTTTAATGACTTTAAAAAGTCTCTTTTCAAGGGCGAAATCAAAAAGGGCACGGCCAATAATCAATGCGGTAAATACATTGGTAAAAATACCAACGCTCAGCGTGATCGCAAAGCCGGCTACAGGACCCGTGCCAAATTGCATCAAGATAATGGCGGCAATAAGGGTTGTTAAGTTCGAATCAATAATAGTGACTGCCGCTCTCTTAAAACCGCTTTCAATGGAAGCCGCCATTGTGTGGCCGCGCTTCAACTCTTCACGGATACGTTCAAAGATAAGTACGTTGCCGTCCACTGCCATACCCATGGTAAGGATGAGTCCTGCAATACCGGGCAGCGTCAAGGTCATGCCAAAATAGGCCATGGCAGCGATAATCATCAAGGCATTGAGGGCAAGGCAAATGCAAGCAATCACGCCGGCGCCCCAATAATAAGCCATCATAAAGAGGACGACCACGGTGATACCTGCCAGGGAGGCAATCACGCCGCTACGCACCGTATCAGCACCCAAGCTGGCGCTCACGGTCCGTGTGAATTCCTCGCGAACGGGTACGACCATGGAACCGGAGTTCAGCGCAATGGCAAGGTCATTTGCCTCTTCGGGTTCGAAACTGCCTGTGATCTGTCCACGGCCGCCGGCGATGCGGTCTTGAATCGTCGGGGCAGACACGACTACATTGTCAAGTACAATCGCCATGGGCTTGCCGATATTTTGGCCGGTAGCTTCAGCAAAGCTCGCGGCACCGGCAGCATTGAAGGAGAAAAGAATTTGCCAGTAGGGAGGATTACTCTGATCTTGAATGGCGCTTGCCGAGGTTAATCCCGTACCACTGGTAATCGGCTCTTTATCAATAACGTATAGTTGGTAATCTTGGTTTCTGTCGTAAGGTTTGGGTTTTTGGCTAAAAACGACGAGCTTATCTTCAGGGATAATGTCCTTCTCGGCCGCTTGGGCCAAGACGCGTTGCACACGGTTGTAATTTTCTTGGGTAACAGACAGCATGTCAGGATGAAGGGAAGAAACCTTTACATATGGGAGGAATTCTTCGGGGAAGCCGTTTCGGATTGCCTCAAAAACGGGGCGCGCCTGATCGGGTCCCGTCACAATATGAAAGTTCATTTGTGCGGTCTTCGTGATCAGGTTTTTAGCGCGCTGCACATCTTTTTCACCGGGCAATTGAACCTGAATTTGATTATCGCCCAAGGTCTGTACAATGGGTTCTTTCGCTTCAAAGTCGTTAATACGCCGCGTGATTTGCTCCAGCACAATGCGTTGAATTTCTTTTTTAATATCGGCATCGCCGTAGCCGCGTGACTTATACTCGTCCACGACCTCCTTCGATAGGTTATCAACATCAAAGCCGATAACCATATGAATACCGCCCTGCAAGTCCAATCCGAGATTAATGACTTTGCTGCGGTCGCACTGCGCCCATCGTTTGGCGCTGACAAACACCTCTTCCCAATAGCCTGTCCGGCGGCGTGCGAGTTCATCATCTTCCGCCTGCCATTGCGCCAACCGTTCGGTACGAGATTCTTCGGAAAGAAGCATCCAGCCGATGGTCGGGTATACATTAATAAAGGC contains the following coding sequences:
- a CDS encoding Na+:solute symporter; translation: MLLTPIDWGIVFLFFVVSLVVGLLVTKKAGSSTAEYFVAGRSMPWWLLGVSMVATTFSTDTPNLVTNIVRKNGVSGNWVWWAFLLTGMLTVFVYARLWRRSNLLTDLEFYELRYSGRSAAFLRGFRAIYLGVFFNIIVMASVSLAAIKIGSVLLQLTPLQTILIACTITVIYSTLGGLRGVLYTDLFQFCMAMVGAVGAAIVALRHPAVGGLTNLLSHPEVRDKLAFFPDFLAKDQRQMVIAVFLMPIMVHWWSVWYPGSEPGGGSYIAQRMLAAKDEKHALGSVFFFNAAHYALRPWPWIIVALCSLAVFPNLDALREAFPHAASVVNDDLGYPAVLTFLPAGLLGLVVASLIAAYMSTISTHLNWGASYLVNDFYARFLRPKSSEKELIHVGRIVTVLLMIFAGALALVMESALDNFNIILMVGAGTGLSFILRWFWWRINAASEITAMTVSFIIAIYFRFVHTRIGLTPVEDWMQLLMSIGITTVAWLLMTYLTRPVDEETLCNFYKHIRPGGPGWKKINVLIDDKECSTSGRQLPQGILCMILGCIAIYAALFATGYFIYGRYILGTTLGLLSIICSVALTFSWKRLITEN
- a CDS encoding protein-L-isoaspartate(D-aspartate) O-methyltransferase — its product is MNPKESASQDIYFDEKTETAFAEKRRLMVKEQLIERGIKDERVLEAMTVTPRHRFVSLEKSAESYADHPLIIDCGQTISQPYMVAAMTELLQLNPRAVVLEIGTGSGYQTAILARLAARVISIERHAALAEQARERLLQLGYDNIQIVVGDGSVGFPEAGDYDGILVTAGAPSIPVALQDQLAEGGRLVIPVGDERLQTLITVTKKGGEYIRDRGMTCRFVPLVGQEGWKSPF
- a CDS encoding pyruvate, phosphate dikinase, giving the protein MAKKNVYFFGGGKADGDAEMKNLLGGKGANLAEMANLGIPVPAGFTITTEVCTDYYKNNGNLPDALEEEVKSALAQVEAVMNKKYGDKEDPLLLSVRSGARMSMPGMMDTVLNLGLSQETLPGLIAKSGDARFAYDSYRRLIMMYADVVMEKAADIEPEDGEGIRIQLEDAMEALKQKKGVTEDTDLCADDLKGLCDEFKAIVKKVLGAEFPDDPMEQMWGGIKAVFQSWNGKRAKSYRRIEGIPEEWGTAVNVQAMVYGNLGSNSATGVAFTRDPATGINNFFGEWLLNAQGEDVVAGIRTPSPLNEDTKNESNQHLASLEQEWPAIYKELYDIRNVLEDHYKDMQDVEFTIENGKLYMLQTRTGKRTGTAAVRMAVEMAESGLIDKNTAIMRVKPEQLDELLHPMIDPAAGKAASHIAKGLPAGPGGAVGQVVFTSEAANEWAAQGKNVILVRNETSPEDVEGMRSAVAILTSMGGMTSHAALVARGWGKCCIVGCAEIRIDARTKQFTVGDTVVKEGDWITLNGSIGNVYLGQLPLLPADPDQNEWYAKLMTWADAVRQINVRTNAESPEDAQQALKFGAEGIGLARTEHMFFGHERIIFVREMIVADNEADRRKAVMKLLDFQKNDFMGIFKEMAGKPVTIRLLDPPLHEFVGSLETDEKELDALAKHCGLDTATVLNRIKSLHELNPMLGHRGCRLGIAYPEITEMQVRAIIGAAVELTKDGIKVLPEIMVPLVGSKAELVHQREIIDRVADEVKKEAKVKVDYMVGTMIEVPRAALTADEIAEAGEFFSFGTNDLTQMAFGFSRDDIGSFLPTYLDQNILPNDPFEVLDQSGVGILVEMAVKKGRSTKADLKCGICGEHGGEPSSVKFCHRAGLDYVSCSPFRVPIARFAAAQAAIETPRKK
- the secD gene encoding protein translocase subunit SecD is translated as MSKHLYRTLFIWAVIVLAFINVYPTIGWMLLSEESRTERLAQWQAEDDELARRRTGYWEEVFVSAKRWAQCDRSKVINLGLDLQGGIHMVIGFDVDNLSKEVVDEYKSRGYGDADIKKEIQRIVLEQITRRINDFEAKEPIVQTLGDNQIQVQLPGEKDVQRAKNLITKTAQMNFHIVTGPDQARPVFEAIRNGFPEEFLPYVKVSSLHPDMLSVTQENYNRVQRVLAQAAEKDIIPEDKLVVFSQKPKPYDRNQDYQLYVIDKEPITSGTGLTSASAIQDQSNPPYWQILFSFNAAGAASFAEATGQNIGKPMAIVLDNVVVSAPTIQDRIAGGRGQITGSFEPEEANDLAIALNSGSMVVPVREEFTRTVSASLGADTVRSGVIASLAGITVVVLFMMAYYWGAGVIACICLALNALMIIAAMAYFGMTLTLPGIAGLILTMGMAVDGNVLIFERIREELKRGHTMAASIESGFKRAAVTIIDSNLTTLIAAIILMQFGTGPVAGFAITLSVGIFTNVFTALIIGRALFDFALEKRLFKVIKMHSIVPEKTKIPFLQMRFFAFIFSGLVILAGIGMFAYRGMDNFGVDFQQGTNLILHIENENPVSVGYVRQALTSAEFNNPVVQESADEAEDIHNIFIIRVGDVTRVEHADEGEGAPLQTVADRIRTALAPLTEAGTAEAVSLESEQTVGPAVGAQLRWDALNAVFWALLAMFIYMWIRFDFRHSIGGVVALLHDMLVAVGLFALAGGLISMNVIAGLLTILGYSINDTIVIYDRIREDQEARRGQGMKFIDILNGAINATLSRTLLTSLTTLFVVVVLYFFGGSAIHDFAFILLVGIVFGTYSSVFIASALVYVIQPKSGDSGVVFKRKVDAKDKTVSEASGAQQRPRKKGARA